From one Zhongshania sp. R06B22 genomic stretch:
- a CDS encoding ABC1 kinase family protein has protein sequence MVVIEIGVLEGMSEKDKSLHQLKTGPFSRRFELSKLGVRYGARAVRQSIWQRIGGDNDAALAKRTENIDFFVEELGRLKGSVVKIGQMMATYGDYMMPPEVAEALHKLEDNTPPMSWRAIRKVIAEELGEETLSLLDIDSEPLAAASLGQVHRAVLRETGELLCIKVQYPGVDETIDADFGAVMQLMKVSRLIPSTRNLDDWFGDIRLLLHKEVDYEQERCDLDFVRHSLREDPRFVVPKSYPPFCTRRVLTMSYEEATSVNSAEVAALAQPRRDRLGRAVLDMFLTELFEWRRMQTDPNFGNYRVRIDENGGDDKLVLLDFGAMRLLPEGFASEFCDMLLAACARDKPRFLSRSISLGFMKSHFPQSVLDNFVDIGVDIAEPLRKIDSSVPARAITEGGQYWWRNSGLPQRIAKRAVAASISKYFALPPKDFLYVMRKLMGVYALIALLDAKFAADDALEKYVAEAQK, from the coding sequence ATGGTTGTTATTGAAATAGGTGTACTTGAAGGTATGAGTGAAAAAGATAAATCACTTCATCAGCTTAAAACCGGGCCGTTTTCCCGTCGTTTTGAGCTCTCTAAGCTTGGCGTTCGCTACGGAGCGCGGGCGGTGCGGCAGAGTATTTGGCAGCGCATTGGCGGTGACAACGACGCCGCCTTGGCTAAGCGAACTGAAAACATCGATTTTTTTGTTGAAGAGCTTGGACGCCTAAAGGGCAGCGTGGTGAAAATTGGCCAGATGATGGCCACCTACGGCGATTATATGATGCCGCCAGAGGTTGCCGAGGCCTTACACAAATTAGAAGACAATACCCCGCCCATGTCGTGGAGGGCGATTAGAAAAGTGATCGCCGAGGAATTGGGAGAAGAGACACTTTCTCTGCTGGATATTGATTCGGAGCCCTTGGCTGCCGCCTCACTGGGACAAGTGCATCGCGCGGTACTGCGTGAAACGGGTGAATTGCTCTGTATTAAAGTGCAGTACCCGGGGGTGGACGAGACTATCGACGCGGATTTTGGCGCGGTTATGCAGTTAATGAAGGTGTCGCGTTTAATACCCAGCACCCGCAATTTAGACGATTGGTTTGGTGATATTCGTTTGCTGCTTCATAAAGAGGTGGACTACGAGCAGGAGCGTTGCGATCTGGATTTCGTGAGACATTCCTTGCGTGAAGACCCCCGGTTTGTGGTGCCTAAAAGTTATCCGCCGTTTTGCACACGGCGAGTTTTGACCATGAGCTATGAAGAGGCGACATCGGTTAACTCGGCAGAGGTTGCTGCACTCGCTCAGCCGCGTCGGGATCGCTTGGGGCGGGCGGTACTAGATATGTTTCTTACGGAATTGTTCGAGTGGCGTCGTATGCAGACCGATCCCAATTTTGGTAATTATCGGGTGCGTATAGATGAAAATGGCGGTGATGATAAATTAGTGTTGCTAGACTTTGGCGCCATGCGGCTATTACCCGAAGGCTTTGCCAGCGAGTTTTGCGATATGTTACTGGCGGCCTGCGCCCGCGATAAACCGCGTTTTTTAAGCCGCTCGATAAGCCTCGGCTTTATGAAGTCGCATTTCCCTCAATCGGTACTCGACAACTTTGTGGATATCGGTGTCGATATTGCCGAGCCGCTGCGTAAAATCGATAGCAGCGTGCCGGCGCGCGCGATCACTGAGGGTGGCCAATATTGGTGGCGCAATAGCGGCCTGCCGCAGCGTATTGCCAAGCGCGCAGTCGCCGCGTCGATAAGTAAATATTTCGCGCTGCCGCCGAAAGACTTCCTCTATGTGATGAGAAAATTAATGGGGGTTTACGCCTTGATTGCTCTTCTTGATGCGAAGTTCGCCGCTGATGATGCGCTAGAAAAGTACGTGGCTGAAGCCCAGAAATAA
- a CDS encoding ArsR/SmtB family transcription factor codes for MKTAPTPIAAPPALNTQLLQLCKAGGDVLRLQVLRVLSRDAYSVQELCHILDCRQSGMSHHLKTLTTAGLITKRREGNSLFYRRTYTSSHPSLCELHDALLSSADLMSLSPEQQTRLEQVYVERADRSRAFFAEYAGEFGEQQEQMVAYGVYGQSCLELLRSSQPAGGKLAVEIGPGEGAFLAELSPHYENVVAVDNADAMLTRASAFINQQALNNVSFILGDSRNPDLQENAADCVISNMVLHHVPSPADIFKDAARLLKPGGLFCVTDLCRHDQSWAREACGDLWLGFEPDDLTEWAQANGLQDGPAAYLAQLNGFRVQVRQFVKPDHLYSHTTLSTHQPRSV; via the coding sequence ATGAAAACTGCACCCACGCCAATTGCTGCTCCGCCAGCCCTCAACACCCAGCTTTTGCAGCTCTGCAAAGCGGGCGGCGATGTGCTGCGTCTGCAGGTGCTAAGAGTGTTGAGTCGCGACGCCTATTCGGTGCAAGAGCTGTGTCACATCCTCGACTGCCGTCAGTCTGGTATGAGCCATCATCTTAAAACTCTGACCACGGCTGGATTGATTACCAAGCGGCGCGAAGGCAATAGCCTGTTTTATCGCCGCACCTATACATCGAGCCATCCCTCTTTATGTGAGCTACACGACGCCCTGCTCAGCAGCGCTGATTTAATGAGCCTAAGCCCAGAGCAGCAAACTCGCTTGGAACAGGTTTATGTGGAACGAGCAGACCGGTCACGCGCATTTTTTGCAGAATACGCCGGCGAGTTTGGCGAACAGCAGGAGCAGATGGTGGCCTACGGCGTTTACGGCCAAAGCTGTCTAGAGTTACTGCGCAGCAGCCAGCCCGCCGGTGGTAAATTGGCGGTGGAAATCGGTCCCGGCGAAGGCGCCTTTTTAGCCGAACTTTCGCCGCACTATGAGAACGTCGTTGCCGTAGACAATGCCGATGCCATGCTTACCCGCGCCAGTGCCTTTATAAACCAGCAGGCGCTTAACAACGTATCGTTCATTCTTGGTGACAGCCGCAATCCTGACTTGCAAGAGAATGCTGCAGATTGCGTGATCAGCAATATGGTGCTTCACCATGTGCCGTCGCCGGCTGACATCTTTAAAGACGCAGCGCGTTTGCTAAAGCCCGGCGGTTTATTTTGCGTGACGGATTTATGCCGTCACGATCAAAGCTGGGCAAGAGAGGCATGCGGCGATTTATGGCTGGGCTTTGAGCCCGACGATTTAACCGAGTGGGCGCAAGCCAATGGTTTGCAGGATGGCCCCGCAGCGTATTTAGCACAATTGAATGGATTTCGAGTACAGGTTCGGCAATTTGTTAAGCCAGATCACCTTTACTCACACACTACTTTATCAACACACCAGCCCCGCAGCGTTTAA
- the metK gene encoding methionine adenosyltransferase, whose amino-acid sequence MSDYSIFTSESVSEGHPDKMADQISDAVLDAIIARDKHARVAVETMVKTGMAIVAGEVTTSCYVDLEDIIRNVIIDIGYNSSDVGFDGASCAVLNAIGKQSVDINQGVDRAKPEDQGAGDQGLMFGYATNETESLMPAPLFYSHRLVERQAYLRKNGVLPWLRPDAKSQVTLRYENGMPVAIDAVVLSTQHNPEISQADLQEAVREEIIKHVLPPELLHAGTKFHINPTGNFVIGGPVGDCGLTGRKIIVDTYGGMARHGGGAFSGKDPSKVDRSAAYAGRYVAKNIVAAGLADRCEIQVSYAIGVAEPTSIAINTFGTGKVSDAKLIAAVREVFDLRPYGITKMLDLAHPMYQPTAAYGHFGRDPYQHTYTWKENGETKSETSTAFSWEKTDRADALKSAL is encoded by the coding sequence ATGTCTGACTACAGCATATTCACATCAGAGTCGGTATCGGAAGGACACCCCGACAAAATGGCCGATCAGATTTCTGATGCCGTGCTAGATGCCATTATTGCCCGCGATAAGCACGCTCGCGTGGCGGTTGAAACCATGGTTAAAACCGGCATGGCGATTGTTGCTGGCGAAGTGACTACATCATGCTATGTAGATCTAGAAGACATTATTCGTAACGTAATTATCGATATCGGCTATAACAGCTCAGACGTCGGGTTTGACGGCGCAAGCTGTGCGGTACTGAACGCCATTGGCAAGCAATCCGTTGATATCAACCAAGGTGTTGACCGCGCCAAACCAGAAGACCAAGGCGCCGGTGACCAAGGTTTGATGTTTGGTTACGCTACTAACGAAACCGAATCGCTAATGCCCGCTCCGCTGTTTTACTCTCACCGCTTGGTTGAGCGTCAAGCTTATCTTCGCAAGAACGGGGTATTGCCGTGGTTGCGTCCAGACGCGAAAAGCCAAGTTACGCTGCGCTATGAGAATGGCATGCCGGTTGCGATAGACGCCGTTGTATTGTCTACCCAACACAATCCCGAAATTTCACAAGCTGATTTACAAGAAGCCGTACGTGAAGAAATCATCAAACACGTATTGCCGCCTGAACTGCTGCATGCGGGCACAAAATTCCACATCAACCCAACAGGCAACTTCGTTATCGGCGGCCCCGTTGGCGACTGCGGCTTAACCGGTCGCAAGATTATTGTCGACACTTACGGCGGTATGGCCCGTCACGGTGGCGGTGCATTCTCGGGCAAAGACCCGTCAAAAGTAGACCGCAGCGCGGCGTATGCTGGCCGCTATGTTGCCAAAAACATTGTTGCCGCAGGCCTGGCAGATCGCTGTGAAATCCAAGTGTCTTACGCCATTGGTGTTGCTGAGCCAACCTCAATTGCTATTAATACTTTCGGCACCGGTAAAGTAAGCGACGCAAAATTGATTGCGGCGGTGCGTGAAGTGTTTGACCTACGCCCCTACGGGATAACAAAAATGTTGGACCTGGCTCACCCCATGTACCAACCGACCGCAGCTTACGGTCACTTTGGTCGGGATCCTTATCAGCACACGTATACGTGGAAGGAAAACGGCGAAACTAAATCTGAAACCAGCACAGCATTTAGCTGGGAAAAAACCGACCGCGCCGACGCGCTTAAAAGTGCGCTGTAA
- the ahcY gene encoding adenosylhomocysteinase, with protein sequence MSTATKIKTEFTDFKVADISLAAWGRKELNIAEGEMPALIALRNKYGADKPLAGAKILGCIHMTIQTGVLIETLVELGAEVRWSSCNIFSTQDHAAAAIAAAGIPVFAWKGETDEEYEWCLEQTILKDGKPWDANMVLDDGGDLTGLLHQKYPQMMDAIHGITEETTTGVHRLQEMMKKGELKVPAINVNDSVTKSKNDNKYGCRHSLNDAIKRGTDHLLSGKKALVIGYGDVGKGSAQSLRQEGMIVKITEIDPICAMQACMDGYEVVSPFIDGINDGTLDCINTLVLGTTDLLVTTTGNVNVCDSNMLKSLKNGCVVCNIGHFDNEIDTAFMRKNWEWEEVKPQVHLIYRSKAANDHLILLSEGRLVNLGNATGHPSRIMDGSFANQVLAQMYLYERRFADLEPSFKASAITVEVLPKKLDEEVAADMVAGFGGVMTKLSTDQADYIGVSVEGPFKPESYKY encoded by the coding sequence ATGAGCACTGCAACGAAGATTAAAACTGAATTTACTGACTTTAAAGTAGCCGATATCAGCTTGGCAGCATGGGGCCGTAAAGAGCTCAATATCGCCGAAGGCGAAATGCCTGCACTGATCGCTTTGCGCAATAAATACGGCGCAGACAAGCCATTGGCTGGCGCCAAGATTCTTGGCTGTATTCACATGACGATTCAAACCGGCGTACTGATCGAAACCTTGGTCGAGCTCGGCGCAGAAGTTCGCTGGTCATCGTGCAATATCTTCTCTACCCAAGACCACGCCGCCGCGGCAATCGCTGCTGCGGGTATTCCAGTTTTTGCTTGGAAAGGCGAAACCGATGAAGAATACGAGTGGTGTCTTGAGCAAACCATTTTAAAAGATGGCAAGCCTTGGGATGCGAATATGGTACTGGATGACGGCGGCGACTTAACTGGCCTGCTTCACCAGAAGTATCCACAAATGATGGATGCCATTCACGGTATTACCGAAGAAACCACAACAGGTGTTCACCGTCTGCAAGAAATGATGAAGAAAGGCGAATTGAAAGTGCCTGCCATCAACGTTAATGATTCGGTTACCAAGTCTAAAAATGACAACAAATATGGCTGCCGTCACAGCTTAAACGACGCCATCAAGCGCGGCACCGACCACCTACTATCTGGTAAAAAAGCGCTGGTTATTGGCTACGGTGACGTGGGCAAGGGTTCTGCACAGTCGCTTCGCCAAGAAGGCATGATTGTTAAGATCACCGAGATCGACCCCATCTGTGCTATGCAAGCGTGCATGGACGGCTATGAAGTGGTATCACCGTTTATCGACGGCATCAACGATGGCACCTTAGACTGCATTAATACTTTAGTATTAGGCACCACCGACTTGCTGGTCACCACCACCGGTAACGTCAATGTGTGTGATTCTAATATGCTAAAAAGCTTAAAAAATGGCTGCGTAGTATGCAATATCGGTCACTTTGATAATGAAATCGACACCGCTTTTATGCGCAAGAACTGGGAGTGGGAAGAAGTTAAACCACAGGTTCACCTGATCTACCGCAGCAAGGCCGCTAACGACCATTTGATTCTGCTTTCAGAAGGCCGCTTGGTAAACCTAGGCAACGCAACTGGCCACCCCAGCCGTATTATGGATGGCTCTTTCGCCAACCAAGTGCTAGCTCAAATGTACTTGTACGAGCGTCGCTTCGCCGATTTAGAGCCCAGCTTTAAAGCGAGCGCGATCACCGTTGAGGTATTGCCTAAGAAGCTAGACGAAGAAGTGGCTGCCGACATGGTTGCTGGATTTGGCGGCGTCATGACTAAACTCAGTACCGATCAGGCCGACTACATTGGTGTTAGCGTTGAAGGTCCGTTTAAACCAGAAAGCTATAAGTACTAA
- a CDS encoding cytochrome b, whose translation MPAKNTRSRYGWVSVAIHWLMAIVVIGMFALGIWMRQLSYYDPWYQDGPTIHKSIGVLLFILLLARIGWRSINIRPNDDPILKNWERTTAHLTHFAMYGLMLMLMTAGYLISTADGRQIEVFNLFSVPATVQGIENQEDIAGEIHEILAWTLILLAGVHALAALKHHFINRDSTLLKMLGRDANNTIANSPQKEPEL comes from the coding sequence ATGCCAGCAAAGAATACCCGCAGTCGCTACGGCTGGGTAAGCGTAGCCATCCACTGGCTGATGGCCATAGTGGTAATCGGCATGTTTGCCTTAGGTATTTGGATGCGTCAGCTGTCTTACTACGACCCCTGGTACCAGGATGGGCCGACCATTCACAAAAGCATTGGCGTTTTATTGTTCATATTATTGCTGGCTCGTATTGGATGGCGCAGTATCAATATCCGCCCCAATGACGACCCGATACTAAAAAACTGGGAGCGGACGACCGCGCACCTCACCCATTTTGCAATGTATGGCTTGATGTTGATGCTGATGACTGCGGGTTATTTGATCTCGACCGCAGATGGCCGACAAATAGAGGTTTTTAACTTATTCAGCGTGCCCGCCACCGTGCAGGGCATAGAAAACCAAGAAGATATTGCCGGCGAGATACACGAAATTCTCGCCTGGACACTTATTTTACTCGCCGGTGTTCATGCGCTTGCCGCATTGAAACATCACTTCATAAACCGCGACTCAACCCTGCTAAAAATGCTGGGGCGTGACGCCAACAACACTATTGCGAACTCACCTCAAAAGGAACCTGAACTATGA
- a CDS encoding YceI family protein, protein MKKLIALGFTALLSLSGGLHAAEYKIDTAGAHAFVQFKIKHLGYSWLYGRFNDFEGRFNYDPDKPEASSVNVTIKTASIDSNHAERDKHLRDKDFLAVDKYPTATFKSTSFKALGDGKAEMIGTLTLRGVTKPVTIAVTEIGGGKDPWGGVRHGFHGTTEIALKDFGIDFDLGPASQIVELTLDVEGIAQSMM, encoded by the coding sequence ATGAAAAAACTCATCGCCCTAGGCTTCACCGCACTACTTAGTTTGAGTGGTGGACTGCATGCAGCCGAATACAAAATCGACACCGCTGGCGCCCATGCCTTTGTGCAATTTAAAATTAAACACTTAGGCTATAGCTGGTTATATGGTCGCTTTAATGATTTTGAAGGCCGCTTCAATTACGACCCCGACAAGCCCGAAGCATCGTCTGTAAATGTCACTATTAAAACCGCCAGTATCGACAGCAATCACGCCGAGCGCGACAAGCATTTGCGCGACAAAGACTTTTTAGCGGTAGATAAATACCCCACAGCAACCTTTAAAAGTACTAGTTTCAAAGCCCTTGGCGACGGTAAAGCGGAGATGATAGGCACTCTAACCTTGCGCGGCGTGACCAAGCCAGTAACCATTGCCGTAACTGAAATTGGCGGCGGCAAAGATCCTTGGGGCGGTGTCCGTCACGGCTTTCACGGCACCACTGAAATTGCCCTCAAAGACTTCGGTATCGACTTCGATCTAGGCCCTGCCTCGCAAATTGTGGAACTGACTCTTGACGTAGAAGGCATCGCACAATCAATGATGTGA
- the metF gene encoding methylenetetrahydrofolate reductase [NAD(P)H] produces the protein MANRYSFEFFPPKTEIGREKLKDIRSQLAALNPEFFSVTYGAGGSTRDNTRDIVLETKKAGLSVAPHLSFGGDEESEILELLNNYKDAGIDRIVALRGDIPSGTGVTRLVYARELVEFIRKHTGDHFQLEVAAYPEIHPDAKNYDADIRFLKDKLDAGANSAITQYFFSADSYFYFLDACEKAGIDKPIYPGIMPITNYKNLARFSRNCGAEIPRWLSQKLDGYGDDQQSIIEFGNEFVTELCHILMEGGAPGIHFYSMNQIEPIKSIAEAVMQSHP, from the coding sequence ATGGCAAACCGCTACAGCTTTGAATTTTTCCCGCCTAAAACCGAAATAGGCCGGGAGAAATTAAAAGATATTCGCAGCCAATTGGCCGCGCTCAATCCAGAGTTTTTCTCCGTCACTTATGGCGCAGGCGGCTCCACCCGCGACAATACCCGCGATATCGTCCTGGAAACAAAAAAGGCCGGCTTATCCGTGGCTCCGCATTTGTCCTTTGGTGGCGATGAAGAGTCCGAAATCTTAGAGCTATTAAACAACTACAAAGATGCTGGCATTGATCGCATTGTTGCCCTGCGCGGCGACATACCTTCTGGCACGGGCGTAACCCGTTTAGTGTACGCGCGGGAATTAGTAGAGTTCATCCGCAAACACACCGGCGATCATTTTCAATTAGAAGTTGCGGCGTATCCTGAAATCCATCCCGACGCTAAAAACTACGACGCCGATATTCGCTTTCTTAAAGACAAATTAGATGCTGGCGCAAACAGCGCGATCACCCAATACTTTTTTAGTGCCGACTCCTATTTTTACTTTTTAGATGCCTGCGAAAAAGCCGGCATTGATAAACCGATTTATCCCGGCATCATGCCCATCACCAACTATAAGAATCTAGCGCGTTTCTCACGCAACTGCGGCGCAGAAATACCGCGCTGGTTATCCCAGAAATTAGACGGTTACGGCGACGACCAGCAAAGCATTATTGAATTCGGCAATGAGTTTGTAACTGAACTCTGCCACATTCTTATGGAAGGCGGCGCACCTGGTATTCATTTTTACAGCATGAATCAGATAGAGCCTATTAAAAGCATTGCCGAAGCAGTGATGCAGTCACACCCTTAA
- a CDS encoding SET domain-containing protein produces MAECYRVQKSAIHGKGLFARANIVAGAVLGNCATRPVSEAGLHTLTLPDGSLADVVCSLKYINHSKYPNVIYYDDFSVVALRDIAAGEELLHDYGDEWS; encoded by the coding sequence ATGGCAGAGTGCTACCGGGTGCAAAAAAGCGCTATTCATGGCAAGGGATTATTTGCCCGTGCAAACATAGTGGCAGGGGCGGTGCTGGGTAACTGCGCAACACGGCCAGTGAGTGAGGCAGGTTTGCACACACTGACTCTGCCAGATGGTAGTTTGGCTGATGTGGTTTGTAGCTTGAAGTACATCAACCACAGCAAATATCCGAATGTTATTTATTACGATGACTTTAGTGTGGTTGCGCTGCGGGATATTGCCGCTGGCGAGGAGCTTTTGCATGATTATGGTGATGAGTGGAGTTAA
- a CDS encoding dienelactone hydrolase family protein, producing the protein MRFLTLLLVTAFATSFSNAAVVEEKLTLPNELGTAVMYHDNAATKPAPAVVVVHEWWGLNDYARKRAHQLAELGYTAIAVDMYGTGKSTSHPKDAMSFMNAALAEPEKMNARFDAALAILRKQPSTDSSKLFAIGYCFGGAVVLNQARRGLDLAGVASFHGSLGTETKVEPGTIKAKVLVATGAADAMVPVTQVVGFVEEMTAAGVDFELLSFPGVMHSFTNPGSTALGKKYDMPLAYDTHADQVSWAALMTMLAQ; encoded by the coding sequence ATGAGATTTTTAACCTTATTACTTGTCACCGCGTTTGCGACTTCGTTTTCAAATGCGGCGGTTGTTGAAGAAAAGCTTACGTTACCTAATGAGCTTGGAACTGCGGTGATGTATCACGATAATGCAGCGACTAAACCGGCCCCCGCTGTGGTAGTGGTTCATGAATGGTGGGGTTTGAATGATTACGCGCGCAAGCGTGCGCATCAGCTAGCTGAGTTGGGTTATACGGCGATAGCGGTAGATATGTATGGCACGGGTAAGTCGACTAGCCACCCGAAAGATGCAATGTCATTTATGAATGCGGCGCTCGCCGAACCAGAAAAAATGAATGCGCGCTTTGATGCGGCCTTGGCGATTTTGCGCAAGCAGCCATCAACCGATAGCAGTAAATTATTTGCGATTGGCTACTGTTTCGGTGGCGCGGTGGTCTTAAATCAAGCTCGTCGCGGACTGGATCTTGCCGGTGTGGCTAGTTTCCACGGCTCATTGGGTACCGAAACCAAAGTAGAGCCGGGTACTATTAAGGCCAAGGTGCTAGTGGCTACCGGCGCCGCCGATGCAATGGTCCCAGTAACGCAGGTGGTGGGTTTTGTCGAAGAGATGACCGCTGCTGGTGTAGATTTTGAGTTGCTGAGTTTCCCCGGCGTGATGCACAGTTTTACAAATCCCGGTTCAACGGCCCTCGGTAAAAAATACGATATGCCACTGGCCTATGATACTCACGCAGACCAAGTCAGTTGGGCCGCACTGATGACTATGTTGGCGCAGTGA
- a CDS encoding Nramp family divalent metal transporter, protein MKHLRSLTLIGPGFVVAATGLGAGDLVAAAVSGARLGTQLLWAIAFGALIKLALNEGLARWQLSSGKTLLAGWLEYLPRWIHYYFLVYLFIWAFLVGAALMAACGLAAHALMPQLSINSWASLHSLLAIVLVLFGRYSLFEQAMKILILLMFATVMAALLASDWSSIASASSTISSESAQDFSLILALIGGVGGSVTLLCYGYWMREKGWHNTDSLKLARLDLLIAYSITALFGMGIMILAAQSAPASESGTHILLAMADQLGVLLNPIFRELFLIGVWAAVFSSMLGVWQGVPYIFTDATAHWRGKLTRTGVEDKGYRLALVYIAIPPIALLYMGKPVWLIILYSVTGALFMPFLALTLLYLNNRIIAPALRYGLVSNSAIVIALIVFSFIGGQYFIS, encoded by the coding sequence ATGAAACATCTCCGCAGCCTAACCCTAATTGGCCCCGGCTTTGTGGTCGCCGCCACGGGCTTAGGGGCCGGCGATTTAGTGGCGGCTGCGGTGTCTGGCGCACGTCTTGGCACTCAGCTGTTATGGGCCATTGCCTTCGGCGCACTCATTAAACTCGCTCTCAACGAGGGCCTAGCACGCTGGCAACTGAGCAGCGGTAAGACCTTGCTGGCAGGATGGCTAGAGTACCTGCCGCGCTGGATACATTACTATTTTCTGGTCTATCTATTTATTTGGGCATTTTTAGTCGGCGCTGCGCTAATGGCCGCTTGCGGCTTGGCAGCCCATGCACTAATGCCTCAGCTGTCTATCAATAGCTGGGCGTCTCTGCACTCATTGCTCGCCATTGTATTAGTCTTGTTCGGACGCTACTCGCTGTTTGAGCAGGCAATGAAAATTCTCATCCTACTGATGTTTGCCACTGTAATGGCGGCGCTGCTGGCCAGCGATTGGTCAAGTATTGCCAGTGCCTCGTCAACGATAAGCAGCGAGAGCGCACAAGATTTTAGTTTGATCCTTGCCCTTATTGGCGGTGTCGGCGGCAGCGTTACCTTGCTCTGCTACGGCTATTGGATGCGTGAAAAAGGCTGGCACAACACCGATTCACTCAAACTAGCGCGTTTAGATCTACTCATTGCCTACTCGATTACCGCCTTATTTGGCATGGGCATTATGATCCTCGCCGCTCAGTCTGCGCCGGCATCAGAATCGGGCACGCATATATTGTTAGCCATGGCCGATCAGCTTGGAGTCCTACTCAATCCAATCTTTAGAGAGCTGTTTTTAATCGGCGTGTGGGCTGCGGTATTCAGCTCTATGCTGGGTGTTTGGCAGGGCGTGCCATATATTTTCACCGACGCCACTGCACACTGGCGCGGTAAACTAACACGCACCGGGGTAGAGGATAAAGGCTACCGATTGGCCTTGGTGTATATCGCCATACCCCCCATCGCCCTGCTATATATGGGTAAACCGGTTTGGCTGATTATTTTATATTCGGTGACTGGCGCCTTGTTTATGCCATTTTTGGCACTCACTCTGCTCTACTTAAACAACCGGATTATTGCACCCGCTTTACGCTATGGCCTTGTGAGCAATAGCGCGATTGTCATCGCATTGATTGTATTTTCATTTATTGGTGGGCAGTATTTTATCTCATGA
- a CDS encoding LLM class flavin-dependent oxidoreductase gives MKIGVCLPYMQRGISRQNFKDWCRIIDQGPFSSLSCGERVTGYSYEMRNILAFAAASTERVKIIPALYVLPMHSAVQAAKEIATLDILSEGRVMVTVGVGGREKDYEALDASFKNRFQKMDDQIAIMKKVWRGELLEGLEEVGPTPIQAGGPPILVGAMGPKSIQRVSKWADGLYGFAMDGNADLINHFFTSADTAWQESGREQKPYRMGGFWYSLAQNAETALSDYVFDYLKTFGEKDARNIAKTMTMHDPIAIKDGLDAIEALGCDEIQLVPASSEVAEVDRLANMLAGR, from the coding sequence ATGAAAATAGGTGTTTGCCTTCCCTATATGCAGCGCGGGATTAGTCGCCAAAATTTTAAAGACTGGTGCCGAATCATCGACCAAGGGCCATTCTCAAGCTTGTCCTGCGGCGAACGAGTGACGGGCTACAGCTATGAAATGCGCAATATTCTCGCCTTCGCCGCGGCAAGCACCGAGCGCGTCAAGATTATTCCTGCGCTATATGTTTTGCCTATGCACAGCGCGGTACAAGCGGCCAAAGAAATCGCCACCCTCGACATATTATCTGAGGGCCGCGTTATGGTAACCGTCGGTGTCGGCGGACGTGAAAAAGACTACGAGGCACTCGATGCCAGCTTTAAAAATCGCTTTCAGAAAATGGATGATCAAATTGCTATTATGAAGAAAGTCTGGCGCGGCGAACTGCTAGAAGGCTTAGAGGAAGTCGGCCCCACCCCCATCCAAGCCGGCGGGCCACCCATTTTAGTGGGCGCGATGGGGCCCAAAAGTATTCAACGGGTTTCTAAATGGGCCGACGGTCTGTATGGCTTTGCCATGGACGGCAACGCCGACCTTATCAATCACTTTTTCACCTCAGCCGATACTGCGTGGCAGGAATCTGGCCGTGAACAAAAGCCCTACCGTATGGGTGGCTTCTGGTATTCACTGGCACAAAATGCCGAAACAGCACTTAGCGACTATGTTTTTGATTACTTAAAAACCTTTGGCGAGAAAGACGCGCGCAATATTGCCAAGACCATGACGATGCACGACCCCATCGCAATCAAAGACGGCTTAGATGCGATAGAGGCCTTAGGTTGCGATGAGATTCAATTGGTACCCGCAAGCTCTGAGGTTGCGGAAGTTGATCGCCTTGCGAATATGTTGGCCGGCCGATAA